A part of Streptococcus porcinus genomic DNA contains:
- the rexB gene encoding ATP-dependent nuclease subunit B: protein MKLLYTDLQYSLTELLVTEADNYDKEGCRVFYIAPNSLSFEKERAVLETLSQEASFAITVTRFGQLARYFTLNEIKTSLPIDDTALSMIFYRALDQLTESDLKRYYHLKGDLAFILQLIDLYKELKAANIAVTDLEMEDSEKKNDFISIFLAVEDLMVNYQLEETSVLDYFSQVVASGQIDEQLSQTVLIVDGFTRFSTEEANLVAQLDTKCHQVVIGTYLSQKAYSKSFTEGNIYQASIDFFRELSQTYHVKAQYTKSQIIYPESFRNLTKLLEEHFDFSESESQLSSQDKNSFQIWQSLNQKDEIEHVAKSIRQKLYEGYRYKDILVLLGDLESYQLQICQLFDKYEIPYYFGKAEAMSHHPLVQFIDALERIYRYNWRNEDILSLLKTGLFGHFEDFDLDQFEAYVQFADINGSRKFAKTFFVNPLDSRERRKFDLDAINRLREVIYSPLEALYRQKQQTGASFMNRLLTFLNQVELPTKLEQLSYAQNENEQEKDLEVWKVFTSILEQFYHIFKDELINLEHAFKLIKTGMQTAHYRAVPATLDVVTIKSYDLVQPHSKAIVYAIGMTSAHFPKVTFKKSLINDQERALTNQKLPSFQRFEVASHETTKKNHFMALSLFNSANQKLVLSVPTQLNEVSVEISPYISLLLAFGIPLVEKGKSRFSALESDIGNYKSLLSQVIELNTSQMELSPEEENFWTVMLRYLKGRLKKEDLVFPQTKKHLQTKTLSKEVIQTRFPEEKPIHLSNSALTVFYDNQYKYFLQYVLGLQETESIHPDARQHGTYLHRVFERVMADASDLAFDNKVKRAIKQTNQEASFKYFYQEDAQGRYSLHLLEEIAKATADIFKAHQNVHVLAQEEKFQLPIQDKLIINGTIDRIDQLADQSVGIVDYKSSANVFDLSLFFNGLNSQLPTYLSALKRRYQNHNPIFGAMYLHMQEPKLDLATYQELDSKLLKDHYKELTYKGIFMESEKEHLASGAYHITNNTFTEEEVALLLAYNEWLYLRAEEKIRQGHFLINPYTKDGKSVQGDQLKAITGFEADLDFGQARSLVTVTGKNKKEILLDLMKDRQEGNQ from the coding sequence ATGAAATTACTTTATACAGATTTGCAATATTCTTTAACAGAACTTTTAGTTACAGAGGCTGATAACTATGACAAAGAAGGGTGTCGTGTTTTTTATATCGCTCCAAATTCTCTTTCGTTTGAGAAAGAAAGAGCCGTCTTAGAAACGCTCAGTCAAGAAGCTTCGTTTGCCATTACAGTAACTAGATTTGGTCAGCTGGCTCGTTATTTTACTCTAAATGAAATTAAAACAAGTTTACCAATTGATGATACGGCTTTATCAATGATTTTTTACCGTGCTTTAGACCAATTAACAGAATCTGATTTAAAACGTTATTATCATTTAAAAGGAGATCTAGCATTTATACTGCAGTTAATTGATTTATATAAAGAACTTAAAGCAGCAAATATTGCAGTAACAGATCTTGAAATGGAAGACTCTGAGAAGAAGAATGATTTCATATCAATTTTTCTTGCTGTCGAAGACTTAATGGTAAACTACCAACTTGAAGAGACAAGTGTTCTTGATTACTTTTCTCAAGTCGTAGCAAGCGGACAAATAGATGAGCAACTTAGCCAGACAGTTCTTATCGTTGACGGTTTTACCCGTTTCTCTACTGAAGAGGCTAATTTGGTTGCGCAATTAGATACAAAATGTCATCAGGTTGTTATTGGCACTTATCTTAGTCAAAAGGCATATTCCAAAAGCTTTACCGAAGGTAATATTTATCAAGCTAGTATTGATTTTTTTCGTGAACTATCTCAAACATATCATGTCAAGGCACAATATACTAAGAGTCAGATAATTTATCCTGAGAGCTTCAGAAACCTTACTAAGCTCTTAGAAGAGCATTTTGACTTTTCTGAATCAGAGAGCCAGTTAAGTTCACAGGATAAGAACTCCTTCCAAATTTGGCAAAGCCTTAATCAAAAAGATGAAATCGAGCATGTTGCAAAGAGTATCCGTCAGAAGCTATATGAGGGTTACCGTTATAAGGACATCCTTGTTTTATTGGGTGATCTTGAAAGTTACCAATTACAGATCTGTCAACTCTTTGACAAATACGAAATTCCTTACTATTTTGGTAAAGCAGAAGCGATGTCTCATCACCCTCTTGTACAATTTATAGATGCTCTTGAGCGTATTTATCGCTATAATTGGCGTAATGAAGATATCTTGTCTCTGTTAAAAACAGGCTTATTTGGTCATTTTGAGGATTTTGATTTAGATCAGTTTGAAGCCTATGTCCAATTTGCTGATATTAACGGTTCGCGTAAGTTTGCTAAAACCTTTTTTGTAAACCCACTAGATAGTCGCGAACGTCGAAAATTTGATCTTGATGCTATAAATAGGCTTCGAGAGGTTATTTATAGTCCTTTGGAAGCATTATATAGGCAAAAGCAGCAAACAGGTGCAAGCTTTATGAATCGTTTATTGACCTTCTTAAATCAAGTTGAATTACCGACAAAGCTTGAGCAGCTTAGCTATGCTCAAAATGAAAATGAGCAGGAAAAGGATCTAGAAGTTTGGAAGGTTTTCACCTCTATTTTAGAGCAATTTTATCACATTTTTAAAGACGAACTCATTAACCTAGAACACGCTTTTAAGCTTATTAAAACGGGAATGCAGACAGCTCATTATCGAGCTGTGCCGGCAACTTTAGATGTCGTTACGATCAAATCGTACGACTTAGTTCAACCACATAGTAAGGCTATTGTTTACGCTATTGGGATGACTAGTGCACATTTTCCTAAAGTGACCTTTAAGAAGAGCTTAATAAATGATCAGGAACGTGCTTTAACCAATCAAAAGTTGCCTTCCTTTCAGCGATTTGAAGTTGCAAGTCATGAAACAACTAAAAAAAATCATTTTATGGCACTTTCCCTTTTTAATTCTGCAAATCAAAAATTGGTACTTAGTGTGCCAACGCAATTAAACGAAGTATCAGTAGAAATATCCCCTTATATTTCCTTGCTACTAGCTTTTGGTATTCCTTTAGTTGAAAAAGGGAAAAGTCGGTTCTCTGCTCTGGAGTCTGATATTGGAAATTACAAATCTCTTTTATCCCAAGTCATTGAATTGAATACTAGTCAAATGGAACTTAGTCCAGAAGAAGAAAACTTTTGGACAGTTATGTTACGCTATCTTAAAGGACGTTTGAAAAAAGAAGACCTAGTATTCCCTCAAACGAAAAAGCACTTACAAACCAAAACTCTATCCAAAGAAGTCATTCAAACTCGGTTTCCGGAAGAAAAGCCTATCCATTTATCTAATTCAGCTTTAACTGTTTTTTATGATAATCAATATAAGTATTTTTTACAATATGTTTTAGGTTTGCAAGAAACAGAGTCAATACATCCAGATGCCCGACAACATGGGACTTACTTACATCGTGTATTTGAACGGGTAATGGCAGATGCTTCAGACCTAGCTTTCGATAATAAAGTTAAAAGAGCAATCAAACAGACTAATCAAGAAGCAAGTTTCAAGTATTTTTATCAGGAAGATGCACAAGGACGCTATAGTCTTCATCTTTTAGAAGAAATTGCTAAAGCAACTGCAGATATTTTTAAAGCTCATCAAAATGTTCATGTCTTAGCCCAAGAAGAAAAATTTCAGTTGCCAATCCAGGACAAGTTGATTATTAATGGAACGATAGATCGAATTGATCAACTGGCTGATCAAAGTGTCGGTATAGTAGACTATAAGTCAAGTGCGAACGTTTTTGATTTATCTCTCTTTTTCAATGGCTTAAACTCGCAGTTACCAACCTATTTGTCAGCCTTGAAAAGGCGCTATCAAAATCATAATCCCATTTTTGGCGCTATGTACTTGCATATGCAAGAGCCAAAACTTGACTTGGCTACATATCAAGAACTGGATAGTAAGCTTTTGAAAGACCACTATAAAGAGCTCACCTACAAAGGTATTTTTATGGAAAGTGAAAAAGAACATTTAGCTTCTGGTGCCTACCACATTACCAACAATACTTTCACTGAAGAAGAAGTTGCCTTACTGTTAGCCTATAACGAATGGTTATATTTAAGGGCCGAAGAAAAAATTCGTCAAGGCCATTTTCTTATTAATCCCTACACTAAGGATGGAAAATCCGTTCAAGGGGATCAATTGAAGGCCATAACGGGATTCGAAGCTGATTTGGATTTTGGACAAGCTAGATCGCTAGTAACTGTTACGGGGAAAAATAAAAAAGAAATATTATTAGACTTAATGAAAGATAGACAGGAAGGTAACCAGTAA
- the ypfJ gene encoding KPN_02809 family neutral zinc metallopeptidase, which yields MKTDDLRESQNVEDRRNESSGSYSGGGSGAGLLLQLLFSRGSWKTKLVLLIVLLVMGGGGLTGIFNGGHSTNNNNPYQSTKVTRTSGDKASDQQVQFVSKVFASTEDYWGKEFEKRGKTYKKPTLVLYTGSITTACGQGQASSGPFYCSGDNKVYLDISFYNELSEKYGAAGDFAMAYVIAHEVGHHVQNELGIMEKYANARKGKSQTDANRLNVQLELQADYYAGAWANYVQNQGLLDKGDIEEAMRAANAVGDDTLQKETYGKTVPDSFTHGTSEQRQRWFNRGYQYGDLEHGNTFEVTYSNL from the coding sequence ATGAAAACTGATGATCTTAGAGAAAGCCAAAATGTCGAAGACCGTCGCAATGAAAGTTCTGGTTCCTACAGTGGAGGTGGTAGCGGAGCAGGACTACTTCTACAACTCCTTTTTTCTCGTGGAAGCTGGAAAACAAAACTTGTTCTTTTAATTGTCTTATTGGTGATGGGTGGTGGTGGTCTAACTGGCATCTTCAATGGAGGTCACTCGACTAACAACAATAATCCCTATCAATCTACAAAAGTAACACGAACAAGTGGTGATAAAGCTAGTGACCAACAAGTTCAGTTTGTTAGTAAAGTTTTTGCTTCCACCGAAGACTATTGGGGAAAAGAATTTGAAAAACGAGGTAAGACGTACAAAAAACCAACCTTAGTACTCTATACCGGTTCTATTACGACGGCTTGTGGACAGGGTCAAGCATCCTCAGGACCCTTTTACTGTTCAGGTGATAACAAGGTATATCTAGACATTTCTTTTTATAATGAATTATCTGAAAAATATGGTGCCGCTGGTGACTTTGCTATGGCATACGTTATTGCCCATGAAGTTGGTCACCATGTACAAAATGAACTAGGTATAATGGAAAAGTACGCCAATGCCCGTAAAGGAAAAAGTCAAACTGACGCCAACAGGCTTAATGTTCAACTTGAGCTCCAAGCTGATTACTATGCTGGAGCATGGGCTAATTATGTTCAAAATCAAGGCCTTCTTGATAAAGGAGATATTGAAGAAGCCATGAGGGCCGCAAATGCCGTAGGTGACGATACCTTGCAAAAAGAAACCTATGGTAAAACCGTTCCAGACAGCTTCACACATGGAACATCTGAACAACGTCAACGATGGTTTAATAGGGGTTACCAATATGGTGATCTTGAACACGGAAATACCTTTGAAGTAACTTATAGTAACTTGTAG
- a CDS encoding OsmC family protein — protein MYQTEIRGDYLYHTKSKGYGAEIELFGATDDGETPMSLLNIALASCVTMCIQSYFKTYEKMDELSLKTESHYDNRAFTLTVHMKVQLSQQQQNQLMAFIKKKCRVSKLLAPDVAIKIDFKTIL, from the coding sequence ATGTATCAAACAGAGATAAGAGGTGATTATCTATATCATACAAAATCAAAAGGCTATGGGGCAGAAATAGAATTATTTGGGGCAACTGATGATGGTGAAACACCAATGAGCTTGCTTAATATAGCCTTAGCATCCTGTGTCACCATGTGTATCCAATCATATTTTAAGACTTATGAAAAGATGGATGAATTATCTCTTAAAACAGAATCGCATTATGATAATCGTGCTTTTACTCTTACAGTTCACATGAAAGTGCAACTTAGCCAACAACAACAAAACCAATTGATGGCTTTTATAAAAAAGAAATGCCGTGTTAGTAAACTTCTAGCTCCAGATGTGGCTATTAAGATTGATTTCAAGACAATCTTATAA
- the pheT gene encoding phenylalanine--tRNA ligase subunit beta — translation MLVSYKWLKELVDIDVTSAELAEKMSTTGIEVEGVEVPSAGLSKLVVGHVLSCQDVPETYLHLCQVDTGDEEPRQIVCGAPNVKAGINVIVALPGARIADNYKIKKGKIRGMESLGMICSLQELGLPDSIIPKEFAEGIQVLPTDANPGDSIFPYLDLDDEIIELSITPNRADALSMRGVAYEVAAIYGKEVHFPVKEIHESPKEASDVLSVAIESDNVLTYASRVVENVTIQPSPQWLQNILMNAGIRPINNVVDVTNYVLLYFGQPMHAFDLDKFANRSIIARQARDGEMLITLDGEERQLISQDIVITVNDKPVALAGVMGGKETEIDYGSTKIVLEAAVFDGKSIRKTSSRLNLRSESSSRFEKGVNYDTVLEALDFAAAMLEELAQGQVLAGRIQAGQLPTEPVQVLTTLDYVNVRLGTDLAYTDIEEIFAKLGFGLKGDASAFTVSVPRRRWDISIQADLVEEIARIYGYDKLPTTLPEAGGTAGELTASQVLRRRVRAVAEGAGLTEIISYALTTPEKAQAFTIQPSKLTELMWPMTIERSALRQNIVSGMLDTVAYNVARKQKNLAIYEIGKIFEQEGDPKSDLPNEIDTFAFAMSGLVAEKDFQTQAQYVDFFYAKGILENLFHKLGIKVSFVTEKEMASMHPGRTARLILNNQTLGFVGQVHPQVASDYDIPETYVAELNLQMIEESMKSSQIFKEISKVPAVSRDIAILVDDSTSHQDIISIIENLGIKYLESIKLFDVYAGAHIESGKKSMAYNLMFQNPQESLRDEDVTKYMDKITTALVEEAGAQVR, via the coding sequence ATGTTAGTATCTTATAAGTGGTTAAAAGAATTAGTTGACATTGATGTGACTTCAGCAGAATTAGCGGAAAAAATGTCGACAACCGGAATAGAAGTTGAGGGAGTAGAAGTTCCTTCAGCTGGCCTATCAAAATTAGTTGTTGGGCATGTTTTATCTTGTCAAGATGTTCCTGAGACATATTTACATCTATGTCAGGTAGATACTGGTGATGAGGAGCCTAGACAGATTGTTTGTGGTGCGCCAAACGTGAAAGCTGGGATTAACGTTATTGTGGCCTTGCCGGGAGCACGGATTGCTGATAATTACAAAATCAAAAAAGGTAAAATTAGAGGAATGGAATCATTAGGAATGATCTGTTCATTACAAGAACTAGGCTTACCAGATTCGATTATTCCAAAAGAATTCGCTGAAGGCATTCAGGTTTTACCAACTGATGCAAACCCTGGTGACAGTATTTTCCCTTATTTAGATTTAGATGATGAAATCATTGAGTTGTCAATCACACCAAATCGTGCTGATGCTCTGTCAATGCGTGGAGTTGCTTACGAAGTAGCTGCTATTTATGGGAAAGAAGTACATTTTCCTGTAAAAGAAATTCATGAAAGTCCTAAAGAAGCTTCTGATGTGCTTTCTGTCGCTATCGAATCAGATAATGTTCTAACCTACGCTAGTCGTGTGGTTGAGAATGTAACTATTCAACCCAGTCCACAGTGGTTACAGAATATTTTAATGAATGCTGGTATTCGTCCAATCAATAACGTTGTAGATGTTACCAATTACGTTTTGCTTTATTTTGGTCAACCAATGCACGCTTTTGATTTGGATAAGTTTGCTAACCGTTCCATTATTGCTCGTCAAGCACGTGATGGTGAAATGTTAATCACATTAGATGGTGAAGAACGTCAATTGATTTCCCAAGATATTGTTATAACAGTTAATGACAAACCTGTCGCTTTAGCTGGTGTCATGGGAGGAAAAGAAACAGAGATTGATTACGGCTCCACAAAGATTGTTCTGGAAGCTGCTGTTTTTGATGGCAAGTCAATTCGTAAGACAAGTAGCCGACTTAACTTACGTTCGGAAAGTTCATCCCGTTTTGAAAAAGGGGTTAATTATGATACAGTTCTAGAAGCACTTGATTTTGCTGCAGCTATGTTGGAGGAATTAGCACAAGGACAAGTACTTGCTGGACGTATACAGGCTGGACAGTTGCCAACCGAACCTGTTCAAGTTCTAACAACTTTGGATTATGTTAACGTTCGCCTTGGTACGGATTTAGCTTATACAGATATTGAGGAAATCTTTGCTAAGCTCGGTTTCGGCCTAAAAGGTGATGCCTCAGCCTTTACGGTATCTGTGCCACGCCGTCGTTGGGATATCAGCATTCAAGCAGACTTAGTAGAAGAAATTGCGCGTATCTATGGCTACGATAAGCTACCAACGACTCTTCCAGAAGCTGGGGGGACTGCTGGAGAACTAACTGCAAGCCAAGTTTTACGTCGGCGTGTAAGAGCAGTCGCCGAGGGAGCGGGGCTGACAGAAATTATCTCTTATGCTTTAACCACTCCTGAAAAGGCGCAAGCTTTTACTATTCAACCAAGTAAGCTAACAGAGTTAATGTGGCCAATGACCATCGAAAGATCAGCTCTTCGTCAGAATATTGTATCTGGTATGTTGGATACGGTTGCTTATAATGTAGCGCGTAAACAAAAGAATCTAGCTATCTATGAAATTGGAAAAATCTTTGAGCAAGAGGGAGATCCTAAAAGTGATTTACCGAATGAAATTGATACCTTTGCTTTTGCAATGTCTGGTTTAGTAGCTGAAAAAGATTTTCAAACGCAAGCACAGTATGTGGATTTTTTCTATGCTAAGGGGATTCTCGAGAACTTATTCCATAAATTAGGGATCAAGGTTAGTTTTGTTACTGAAAAAGAAATGGCAAGTATGCATCCTGGCCGAACAGCACGCCTCATCTTAAATAATCAAACACTTGGATTTGTTGGACAGGTACATCCTCAAGTGGCTAGTGATTATGATATTCCTGAAACCTATGTGGCTGAACTAAACTTACAAATGATTGAAGAAAGTATGAAGTCAAGTCAAATCTTCAAGGAAATCAGTAAAGTACCAGCAGTTTCACGTGATATTGCTATATTAGTTGATGATAGTACTAGCCATCAAGATATCATAAGTATTATTGAGAATCTAGGAATTAAGTATTTAGAATCTATAAAATTATTTGATGTTTATGCCGGTGCCCATATTGAGTCAGGGAAAAAATCAATGGCTTATAATTTAATGTTTCAAAATCCGCAAGAAAGTTTGCGTGATGAAGATGTTACAAAATATATGGATAAGATTACGACTGCCCTAGTAGAAGAAGCTGGCGCACAAGTAAGGTAA
- a CDS encoding GNAT family N-acetyltransferase codes for MQKELSIDLVKDEEIAILRDLAIQTFTETFGGHNTEQQLQEFFQEAYTTEILTQELKSEESLVYFLRLNGAIVGYLKVNWGKDQTEYELEDAFEIQRIYILNKYQGLGLGNYLFKFALKKAYESGKAWAWLGVWENNLKAQSLYRKYGFEKFSEHSFAVGDLVDTDWLMKKSLK; via the coding sequence ATGCAAAAAGAATTGTCTATTGATCTAGTAAAAGATGAGGAAATTGCAATATTAAGAGACTTAGCCATTCAAACTTTTACCGAAACTTTTGGTGGTCATAATACAGAGCAACAATTGCAAGAATTTTTTCAAGAAGCTTATACTACTGAGATACTCACTCAAGAATTAAAGAGTGAGGAAAGTCTAGTTTACTTTTTACGTTTAAATGGTGCTATTGTTGGTTACCTCAAAGTCAATTGGGGTAAGGATCAAACTGAGTATGAATTAGAAGATGCTTTTGAGATTCAGCGTATTTATATTTTAAATAAATACCAAGGTTTAGGGCTTGGAAACTATTTGTTTAAGTTTGCATTGAAAAAAGCATATGAATCAGGTAAGGCTTGGGCTTGGCTGGGTGTTTGGGAAAATAATTTAAAGGCTCAGTCCTTATATCGCAAGTATGGCTTTGAAAAATTTTCAGAACATTCATTTGCTGTAGGGGATCTTGTTGATACCGACTGGCTAATGAAGAAATCCTTGAAATAG
- the pheS gene encoding phenylalanine--tRNA ligase subunit alpha: MDLQEQLEALRNQTLNQLKELTGNHSKELQDLKVAVLGKKGSLTELLKGLKDLSVDMRPLVGKQVNELRDVLINAFEQQGKVVEAAKIQDQLDAESIDVTLPGRQMAIGNRHILTQTSEEIEDIFLGMGFQIVDGFEVEKDYYNFERMNLPKDHPARDMQDTFYITDEILLRTHTSPVQARTLDQHDFSKGPLKMISPGRVFRRDTDDATHSHQFHQIEGLVVGKNISMGDLKGTLEMIIKKMFGEERKIRLRPSYFPFTEPSVEVDVSCFKCGGKGCNVCKGTGWIEILGAGMVHPSVLEMSGVNAEEYSGFAFGLGQERIAMLRYGINDIRGFYQGDMRFSEQFN, from the coding sequence ATGGATTTACAAGAGCAATTAGAAGCATTACGAAACCAAACCTTAAATCAATTAAAAGAACTTACTGGCAATCACAGTAAAGAATTACAGGATTTAAAAGTTGCTGTCTTAGGGAAAAAAGGTTCTTTAACAGAGCTATTAAAGGGATTAAAAGATTTATCTGTTGACATGCGTCCTTTAGTTGGAAAGCAAGTTAATGAACTACGTGATGTGTTAATAAATGCCTTTGAACAGCAAGGAAAAGTTGTTGAGGCTGCTAAAATTCAAGATCAGCTTGATGCTGAAAGTATAGATGTAACACTTCCTGGTCGACAAATGGCTATTGGTAACCGACATATCTTGACACAGACCAGTGAAGAGATTGAAGATATCTTTTTAGGGATGGGTTTCCAAATTGTTGATGGTTTTGAAGTTGAAAAAGATTATTATAATTTTGAAAGAATGAATCTTCCAAAAGATCATCCAGCTCGTGATATGCAAGATACTTTCTATATCACAGATGAAATCCTGCTTAGGACTCATACCAGTCCCGTTCAAGCTCGTACACTTGATCAACATGACTTTTCAAAAGGGCCGCTTAAAATGATCTCGCCTGGTCGTGTTTTCCGACGTGATACAGATGATGCGACTCATTCCCATCAATTCCACCAAATTGAAGGTCTTGTCGTTGGTAAAAACATTTCTATGGGTGATTTAAAAGGCACCCTAGAAATGATTATCAAAAAGATGTTTGGCGAAGAACGTAAGATTCGCCTTCGTCCTTCCTATTTCCCTTTTACAGAACCATCTGTTGAGGTTGATGTTTCTTGTTTCAAATGTGGTGGTAAAGGCTGTAATGTATGTAAAGGAACAGGTTGGATTGAAATTCTTGGTGCTGGGATGGTCCACCCAAGTGTCTTAGAAATGTCAGGTGTTAATGCTGAAGAGTATTCTGGTTTTGCTTTTGGTCTTGGTCAAGAACGTATCGCTATGTTACGTTATGGAATCAATGATATCCGTGGATTCTATCAGGGTGATATGCGTTTTTCTGAGCAATTTAACTAA
- a CDS encoding DNA/RNA non-specific endonuclease → MSKKQPHFKKLNGILLALLITGLIAFTNGHYLASNNPLQQVLHAISGQGNNQKDSKNSTNPATPSYQLASSVLTPQVKKQLGQKIVWNGAGAFIVNNNKTNLKAKVSSLPYANNEVKIVESKKVPFRANALLTKSTRQYRNRNETGNGYTFWKPVGWHQIHGLPGEYDHAVDRGHLLGYALIGGLKGYDASTSNPSNIAVQMAWANQAYLSDSTGQNYYETLIRKALDRNKRVRYRVTLLYEKNNIISSGSHLEAKSDDGRLEFNVFVPNVQKGLRVNYQTGQVEQQSDQKAS, encoded by the coding sequence ATGTCTAAAAAACAGCCACATTTCAAAAAGCTTAATGGAATTCTGCTAGCTCTGCTCATTACTGGGCTAATAGCCTTCACCAATGGCCATTACCTTGCATCCAATAACCCATTGCAGCAAGTGTTACATGCTATTTCTGGTCAAGGGAACAATCAAAAAGACTCTAAAAATTCGACTAATCCTGCCACACCTAGTTATCAGTTAGCTAGCTCGGTGCTTACCCCGCAAGTGAAAAAGCAATTAGGTCAGAAAATTGTGTGGAATGGTGCAGGTGCTTTTATCGTAAATAACAATAAAACTAATTTGAAGGCGAAAGTTTCAAGTTTGCCTTATGCAAATAATGAAGTCAAGATAGTTGAGAGTAAGAAAGTGCCTTTTAGAGCCAACGCTTTGTTAACCAAATCAACAAGACAATATCGTAATCGTAATGAAACTGGTAATGGTTATACCTTCTGGAAGCCAGTGGGTTGGCATCAAATCCACGGCTTGCCAGGTGAATATGATCACGCTGTTGATAGAGGTCATTTATTGGGTTATGCCTTGATAGGTGGCTTAAAAGGCTACGATGCTTCGACCAGCAATCCAAGCAATATTGCAGTACAAATGGCCTGGGCAAACCAGGCTTACCTCTCAGATTCAACAGGACAAAATTATTATGAAACTTTAATCAGAAAAGCTTTAGATAGAAATAAACGAGTTCGTTATAGAGTGACCTTACTTTATGAAAAGAATAATATTATTTCTAGTGGTAGTCACTTAGAAGCAAAATCGGATGATGGTCGTTTGGAATTTAATGTTTTTGTACCAAATGTTCAAAAAGGGTTAAGGGTTAATTATCAAACAGGTCAAGTTGAGCAACAAAGTGATCAAAAAGCTAGCTGA
- a CDS encoding DNA-directed RNA polymerase subunit beta has translation MMTTGWKYVAKQVGLLVVVAFLACLFLAIGLMIGYSIFGDGQHASSILSIAKWTELINKFTGK, from the coding sequence GTGATGACGACTGGATGGAAATATGTTGCTAAACAAGTTGGTTTACTGGTGGTAGTAGCATTCTTGGCTTGTTTATTTTTAGCTATTGGTTTGATGATTGGCTATAGCATATTTGGCGATGGTCAACATGCCTCATCGATTCTGTCAATAGCCAAATGGACAGAGTTAATTAATAAATTTACTGGAAAGTAG
- the murA gene encoding UDP-N-acetylglucosamine 1-carboxyvinyltransferase, translating to MDKIIIEGGTTRLEGEVIIEGAKNAVLPLLAATILPSEGKTVLRNVPILSDVFTMNNVVRGLNIPVVFNQEANEIVVDASGDILDEAPYEYVSQMRASIVVLGPILARNGHAKVSMPGGCTIGSRPIDLHLKGLEAMGAEIKQSNGDITASATRLKGATIYMDFPSVGATQNLMMAATLAEGTTTIENAAREPEIVDLAQLLNKMGAIVKGAGTETLTIKGVTELHGVEHDVVQDRIEAGTFMVAAAMTSGNVLVKDAVWEHNRPLISKLKEMGVEVTEETDGIRIKSDTSKLKPVTVKTLPHPGFPTDMQAQFTALMAVVEGESTMIETVFENRFQHLEEMRRMGLHSEILRDTAMIHGGHDLQGAPVMSTDLRASAALILSGMVAKGRTTVTKLSHLDRGYYQFHEKLAKLGAKIERISED from the coding sequence GTGGATAAAATTATTATTGAAGGTGGGACAACGAGATTAGAAGGTGAAGTTATTATCGAAGGAGCCAAAAATGCAGTGCTCCCTTTGTTAGCGGCAACCATCCTACCATCAGAAGGAAAAACGGTTTTACGTAATGTTCCCATTCTTTCAGATGTTTTTACCATGAACAATGTAGTACGTGGTCTCAATATTCCGGTAGTATTTAATCAAGAAGCAAATGAAATTGTTGTAGATGCCTCTGGAGATATTTTGGATGAAGCACCTTATGAGTATGTTAGCCAAATGCGTGCTTCTATTGTTGTTTTAGGCCCGATTTTGGCTCGAAATGGTCACGCAAAGGTTTCTATGCCAGGAGGCTGTACAATTGGTAGTCGTCCGATTGACTTGCATCTAAAAGGCTTAGAGGCTATGGGAGCAGAGATTAAACAGAGCAATGGAGATATCACAGCAAGTGCAACTCGCCTCAAAGGAGCAACAATTTATATGGATTTCCCGTCAGTTGGAGCTACTCAAAATCTAATGATGGCAGCAACTTTAGCTGAGGGTACGACGACTATTGAAAATGCTGCACGTGAACCAGAAATTGTTGATTTAGCCCAACTCTTAAATAAAATGGGAGCTATTGTCAAAGGGGCTGGAACTGAAACGTTGACTATTAAAGGTGTGACTGAATTACACGGTGTTGAACATGACGTTGTTCAAGATCGGATCGAAGCAGGTACTTTTATGGTTGCGGCTGCCATGACGTCTGGCAATGTTCTTGTTAAAGATGCTGTTTGGGAGCATAATCGTCCTCTTATTTCCAAATTGAAAGAAATGGGGGTTGAGGTTACAGAAGAAACAGATGGTATTCGTATTAAGTCTGATACTTCCAAACTAAAACCTGTGACAGTGAAAACTTTACCACATCCTGGTTTCCCAACTGATATGCAAGCACAATTCACAGCTTTAATGGCAGTTGTTGAGGGTGAGTCAACAATGATTGAAACTGTTTTTGAAAATCGTTTCCAACATCTAGAGGAAATGCGCCGTATGGGGCTTCATTCAGAAATTTTACGGGATACTGCGATGATTCATGGGGGTCACGATTTACAAGGGGCACCGGTCATGTCCACTGACCTTCGTGCAAGTGCTGCTCTTATTTTGAGCGGTATGGTAGCCAAGGGGAGAACTACTGTTACAAAGCTCTCACACTTGGACCGTGGTTATTATCAGTTTCATGAAAAATTAGCAAAATTGGGTGCAAAAATCGAACGTATAAGTGAGGACTAG